Proteins encoded in a region of the Quercus lobata isolate SW786 chromosome 8, ValleyOak3.0 Primary Assembly, whole genome shotgun sequence genome:
- the LOC115955219 gene encoding G-type lectin S-receptor-like serine/threonine-protein kinase At4g03230, translated as MAYTLCTIYTILFFTSFSICSARDTITLDNPIHDSGGEPLVSAQKRFELGFFTPNGSSKHGRYVGIWYYKSSPRVIVWIANRNNSASKTTGAFTIAEDGDLQVQEDNNKLWSANRGGSISFNRTVKLLDSGNLVLIEGQAGLERIIWQSFDNPTDTFLPGMKMTAKMNLTSWKSQADPAPGNFTFLQDQDRRNQYIIENRASPHWKSGLSGKFFHSDNNIYGNNSHVICPAISSLLSNYTSGTRRTTYQNKPFDTHGQVDHYGMRLVMDLDGHIKFFTRDNDTASASWSMTCMEPRDNCSLFNACGNFGSCNIEETRMCKCLDGFEPKELNNWNSGLYSEGCTRNSIICGKGDHFILLKIMGVEAPGGLLTDIESADKCKEECLDRCECQAYSFEGTEMSHTKAYSYETTATCWIWSEELNNIRESKDGSSEARDLYVRVGSSDIVAHPNPEGSSYKKKQFGPIFLMIIATLMIIATLAVIACCFIYYLIRRKLAEGQVIRERNRENTAFRLYDSERCVKDLMESGQFREEDKKGIDVPFFDLKSILAATDYFAETKKLGQGGFGPVYKGSFLGGQEIAIKRLSSGSGQGLDEFKNEVVLIAKLQHRNLVRLLGYCIEGDEKMLLYEYMPNKSLDSFLFDRTLCVLLNWKIRFDIILGIARGLLYLHQDSRLRIIHRDLKTSNVLLDEEMNPKISDFGLARIFGGKQTEATTTRVVGTYGYMSPEYALDGFFSVKSDAFSFGVVVLEIISGKRNTGFHQSEHALSLLGYAWKLWKEGKALDLMDQTLRETCNAEEFLRCVNVGLLCVQEDPSDRPTMSNVVFLLGSETATLPYPKQPAYVVRRSLSSTASSSNTKPERSIELTATIDEGR; from the exons atggCTTATACCCTCTGCACCATATACACAATCTTGTTTTTTACTTCCTTCTCAATTTGCTCTGCTAGAGATACCATAACATTGGACAACCCAATTCATGATAGCGGGGGAGAACCTCTTGTATCAGCCCAAAAAAGATTTGAGCTTGGTTTTTTTACCCCTAATGGAAGCTCTAAGCATGGAAGATACGTAGGGATATGGTATTACAAGTCAAGTCCAAGGGTGATAGTATGGATTGCCAACCGCAACAATTCAGCGTCCAAAACCACTGGGGCTTTTACTATTGCAGAAGATGGTGACTTACAGGTACAGGAGGATAATAATAAATTGTGGTCAGCTAATAGAGGCGGATCAATTTCTTTTAATAGGACAGTGAAGCTCTTGGATTCTGGGAACTTAGTTCTTATAGAAGGCCAAGCTGGCTTAGAAAGAATTATCTGGCAAAGCTTTGATAATCCAACTGATACGTTTCTTCCTGGAATGAAGATGACCGCAAAGATGAATTTAACTTCATGGAAAAGTCAAGCTGACCCTGCGCCAGGTAACTTCACTTTCCTGCAAGACCAAGATCGAAGAAACCAGTACATTATCGAGAATAGAGCAAGTCCTCATTGGAAAAGTGGATTATCAGGAAAGTTTTTTCACTCTGATAACAATATTTATGGTAATAACTCTCATGTCATTTGCCCTGCTATATCCTCCTTGCTATCTAATTATACATCAGGTACTAGAAGAACTACATATCAGAATAAGCCTTTTGACACCCATGGACAGGTTGATCATTACGGTATGAGACTGGTAATGGATCTTGATGGTCATATAAAGTTTTTTACTAGGGATAATGACACAGCCTCTGCCTCATGGAGTATGACCTGTATGGAACCAAGAGATAATTGCAGCCTGTTTAATGCTTGTGGTAACTTTGGCAGCTGCAATATTGAGGAAACTCGTATGTGCAAGTGTTTAGATGGGTTTGAACCCAAGGAGCTAAATAATTGGAATTCTGGACTTTATTCAGAGGGGTGCACTAGAAACTCCATCATATGCGGCAAGGGTGATCACTTCATTTTGTTGAAGATAATGGGAGTGGAAGCCCCTGGTGGCCTCCTAACTGACATAGAGAGTGCAGATAAATGCAAAGAGGAGTGCCTTGACAGATGTGAATGCCAGGCTTATTCATTTGAAGGAACAGAAATGAGCCATACAAAGGCTTATTCATATGAAACTACAGCCACATGCTGGATTTGGTCGGAGGAGCTCAATAATATTCGGGAGTCCAAAGATGGAAGCAGTGAGGCCCGAGACCTCTATGTCCGTGTGGGTTCTTCTGATATAG TTGCTCACCCAAATCCTGAAGGATCTTCCTACAAGAAGAAGCAATTTGGTCCAATTTTCTTGATGATTATTGCAACTTTGATGATTATTGCAACTTTGGCGGTTATTGCGTGCTGTTTCATCTATTATTTGATAAGAAGAAAACTGGCCGAAGGACAAG TTATTAGGGAAAGAAATCGGGAAAACACAGCATTTCGCCTGTATGACAGTGAGCGATGTGTCAAAGATTTGATGGAGTCGGGCCAATTTAGAGAAGAGGATAAAAAAGGCATAGATGTACCATTTTTCGATTTAAAAAGCATACTAGCTGCTACAGACTACTTTGCAGAAACAAAAAAGCTTGGACAAGGGGGGTTTGGGCCTGTTTACAAG GGTTCCTTTCTAGGTGGACAAGAAATTGCTATAAAGAGGCTCTCAAGTGGTTCTGGACAAGGCTTGGATGAATTTAAGAATGAGGTTGTTTTAATTGCTAAACTTCAACATCGGAATCTTGTTAGACTCTTGGGCTATTGCATTGAAGGAGATGAAAAAATGTTACTATATGAATACATGCCAAACAAAAGCTTAGACTCCTTTTTATTTG ATCGGACTCTATGTGTGTTACTGAACTGGAAGATACGCTTTGACATCATTTTGGGAATCGCTCGAGGGCTGCTCTATCTTCACCAAGATTCTAGGTTGAGGATCATTCATAGAGATTTGAAAACAAGCAATGTTCTACTTGACGAGGAGATGAACCCCAAGATTTCAGACTTTGGCTTGGCAAGGATATTTGGAGGCAAACAAACTGAGGCAACAACAACCAGAGTAGTTGGTACTTA TGGCTACATGTCTCCAGAATACGCATTGGATGGGTTTTTCTCGGTCAAGTCTGATGCCTTCAGTTTTGGAGTAGTTGTACTTGAGATTATCAGTGGAAAAAGGAACACAGGATTTCACCAATCAGAACATGCTTTGAGTCTTTTAGGTTAT GCATGGAAATTGTGGAAAGAAGGCAAGGCTTTAGATTTAATGGACCAAACATTACGTGAAACTTGCAATGCAGAGGAATTTTTGAGGTGTGTGAACGTTGGGCTTTTATGTGTACAAGAAGATCCAAGTGATCGTCCCACAATGTCGAATGTAGTTTTCTTGCTTGGTAGTGAAACTGCAACTCTCCCATATCCGAAACAACCAGCCTATGTTGTTAGAAGATCCCTTTCTAGCACTGCTTCTTCTTCTAATACAAAACCAGAAAGATCGATTGAATTAACAGCTACCATCGACGAAGGCCGATAA
- the LOC115957740 gene encoding zinc finger protein CONSTANS-LIKE 9-like: protein MKKCELCKIQARTYCESDRASLCWNCDAKVHGANFLVARHSRTLLCNTCQSQTPWKASGAKLGHTFSVCETCVRGNHNNEEEEEELEDDDHVHGDESPSPTMSSSSSNEEESATVTVFSSLKLKRMHEKASDLSYPPDDLGRASCPREATCIDSCRPLKDRRIEPGRSAQVHSRSASSLAIIESLKRLHQRDLCEPRK from the exons ATGAAGAAGTGCGAGCTTTGTAAGATACAGGCTCGCACCTACTGCGAGTCGGACCGGGCAAGCCTGTGCTGGAACTGCGACGCCAAGGTCCACGGCGCCAACTTCCTCGTGGCTCGCCACTCCAGGACCCTTCTCTGCAACACATGCCAGTCCCAGACTCCCTGGAAAGCCTCGGGTGCCAAGCTCGGCCACACCTTTTCCGTCTGCGAAACCTGCGTTCGAGGAAACCATAacaacgaagaagaagaagaagaattagaagACGATGATCACGTTCATGGTGATGAGTCGCCTTCGCCAACAATGTCTTCTTCGAGCAGCAACGAAGAAGAGTCGGCCACGGTGacagttttctcttctttgaaactAAAGCGAATGCATGAGAAAGCTTCAGATCTTTCATACCCGCcg GACGATCTCGGCCGTGCATCATGTCCACGGGAGGCGACTTGTATTGACTCGTGTAGGCCTTTGAAGGACCGGAGAATCGAACCGGGCCGGTCGGCTCAGGTTCATTCCCGTTCGGCATCTTCTTTGGCGATCATTGAGTCGCTCAAGAGATTACATCAGCGAGATTTGTGCGAACCGAGGAAATAA